ACCCTGGCCGGCGATCCCGACGCGGCCGACACCCAGGTCCTGGCCCGGACAATCTTCGACCGCTACCTGCCCGAAGTGGCGGTGGTGCTGCGCCCGGCCGGAGAGGATGACCCGGAGATCGCGGCCATCGCGCCCTTTACCCGCTTCCAGCTGCCCCTTGACGGGGCGGCGGCGGCCCATGTCTGCCGGGCCGGCTCATGCCAGCCGCCCACGGCCGACGCGGCGACTTTGCTTGAACTTATTGGCGCGCACGGCGGTGGCCGGTGAGGCGGTTAAACAACCCTGGCGGGGGCGGTATGCGGCTTGAGGCGCGCTACGGGATCGCCTTTCTCCTGGTGCTCTCCGTCGGGCTGTTGGCGGTCATGGTCCCGGGCGGTCCGGTGGAGACGCGCGGCTTTTCCGTGTTGCCCCCTGTGGCGGTGCTCACGTTCAACACGTTTCTCACCACCCTTGGCGTGTGCAGCCTTGTCGTGGCCTATTGGGCACTTCGCGGACAGCGGGCGGCTTTCGTGGAAGCGGCGCTTTGCGGCGTCCTTTTCGCGCTTGTGTATCTGCTCGATCTGGCCGGGATTTTCCCGGTTTCGGCCGATCCCATGCCGCCTCTCTTGACGGTGCTGGAAACCTGTGGCCTGCTCGTCGCGATCCCGCTGGTCGTCCTGTCCCTCAGGCGCGCCAGAGCCATGGACCAGGGCACTTCCACCCGGCGTTTCGGATCGACCCGGCAAGTCGTCTTTGTCCTGGCGCTGGTTCTTCTCGGGGCGGGCGGCATCATTTATTTCGCCACCAAGGCCGCCCTGCGCTGACCTTGGCTCGCCTAATCGCAAGCACGAGCCCCCGGTCGCAATCACGGCCGGGGGCTTTATTATGCGTCAAGGTGTGTCGGTTGGATCGAACAACCAGAAATCATCTCATATCGCACTCTAACTTTTAAAAGGTTTAGGAAGGGGAGAGCGCGAGAGGGGACAACCCTTTTCAAAGGGTTTCCCCTCTCGCATTCTCTTCCCTCTTCTCACTCCTTATGCCAAAGCGCGGCGGCGGCCGGCGTGGGGCAGGGATTTTTGGCCTGTGGCCGCGCCGCCCGATCCCTGCATCTCCTGGACCATGGTGTTGAGTTCCTGGGCCTGCTAGGCCAGTTCGCCCACGGCCTGGGAGGACTGGCGCAGGGCATCCATGGTTTCCGAGGCGATGCGGTTGACCTCCTCCACCGAGCGGTTGATCTCCTCGCTGGCCGAGGATTGCTGCTCGGAGGCCGTGGCGATGGAGCGCACCTGATCGGCGCTGGCGTCGACGAGGCTGACGATCTCGCGCAGCATCTCCCCGGACTTGCCGGCCAGGGTTGTGGCTTCGCCGACGGCATCGACGGCCTGGGCCACGTTGTCGTAGTTCTTGCGGGTGCCGGATTGTATGCCGCGAATCGAGTCGCCGACTTCCTTGGTGGCGGTCATGGTTTTTTCCGCCAGTTTCCGGACCTCATCCGCGACCACGGCGAAGCCGCGTCCGGCCTCGCCGGCCCGGGCGGCCTCGATGGCGGCATTGAGCGCCAGCAGGTTGGTCTGGTCGGCGATGTCGGAGATGACGTTTAAGATCTGGCCGATGTTTTCCGCCTGCTTGCCCAGGGTGCCCATGTCGTCGAGGGACTCCCGGGCATTGGCGTTGATCTGCTCCATGAAGGCGACCATTTGGCTTACGGCGTTTGAGCCGTCCTCGGCCTTGCCCCGGGCCTGGGCCGAGGTCTCCGCCGCCTGGGAGGCGTTTTTGGCCACTTCCAGCACCGTGGCGTTCATTTCCTCCATGGCCGTGGCCGTTTCGCCCAACCTCCGCGACTGGTCTTCCGCGCCCTGGCTGGACTGCTCGACCTGGGCCGAAAGCTGCTGCGAGGCGGAGGACAGGATATCGACCACGGAGGATAGTCGCTGGGCTGCCTGCAACATGCCTTCGGCCTTGGCGTTTTCGGCTTCGAGACGGGCTTTGTCGGCGGCTTCGGTGGCTTGATGAGCCTTTTTCGCTTCCTCGGCCGCTTCGGCCGTCTTTCCGTCCGCTTCCGCGATTTTCAGCTTCAGGTTCTCCACCATCTGCTTGAGCACGGCGAAGACCCCGCCGTCACCCGTGTGGTCGTTGAAGCGGATATCCATTTCACCGGCGGCTATGCGGCTGGCTACTTCCTGGAGATAGGCCGGGTCCTCGCCGAGCTGGCGCGAAACGCCGCGTATGATCACGACGCACACGGCCAGGCCGATCAGCGTGGAGGCGATCGCAAGTATGATGAGCATGGTGCGGCCCTGGTTGTAAGCCGTGTTGCCGGCGATGGCCGAAACCTTGGCGCCTTCCTTGTTGATGTTGACGAGCTTGCCCATCTCCTCGGTCACTTTGGCAAAAAGCTCTTGGGATTCTCCTTCGGCCAGTGCTTTGGCTTTTTCATTTTCATTTTGGCGCGAAAGGTCGAGGAGACGTGTGGCTACTGTTTTATACTGGGAGAAATCCCTTTGAAATTGGTTGAAGATGTTGCGCTCGTTGTCTGAACTGATGAGTTTTTCGTAGGTTGCAATGTATGTGCTTGTTTCTTTATCAATAGAAACGATCATTGTATCGTACTTTTCTATGCTGGTCTTGTCGGTGGAAAGGATATGCATCAATTCCGTCCGATACAAAGTGTCAATTGAATTCTGGATATTCGAGATAGCATCCACACTTGGAAGCCAATTTTGTGAGAGGTCTATGATTTTTGAATTCGTGTTCGATAGGAGAAATATGGCCGTGACGTTGCTAAAAATGAGCAATAGTATCAGTAGTCCGAAAGAAATGACGAGCTTCGTCGAAAGGCGTATTTTTGAGCGCATGGTTTCTCCTGGCGTTGTCAAGTGGCATTGCGCGGGTGCGCCAAACAATCTGCGACTTCCGTAGGTATGGCAGGCCTGTTCACAGTGGAATTCCTGCGAAAACAAAGCCGCTCTGGCAAAACAACATCCAGGCGGAAGAGATAATTCCACATCACATGTTAGAAGCAAATAATTGCGAAAGCAAGGGGGGCCTTGCCAGAGATGGTCGCAATGACACTATGCTGCTGGCTTTTGCCCGATCAGGTCTTGAGGTTGCGGCCTCGCTGGGCTACATCCGGTCGAATTCATTAGGGGAGGAGAGTTTGGGCAAGATCAATGTGGAAAAGCTCGATCCCAATCCGGAATTCGATCTTTACCTGTATCTCAAGGTGTCCGGGGCGGCCAAGGTGGAGCAGGCGCAGTGCAATCTGTGTCTGCAGCACTGGGACGCCTTCAAGGAATATCTCAAAGGCTACCGGTTCTCGGCTCCCGGGGCGCGCCGGGGCGTGGTGCTTTTTTTCCTGGAGCCCGTGGTCGAGGGCATGGTCGAGGAAGCCTGGGCGCGTTCGCCGTCGGAAGGCTTTGCCCTGCACAATCTGGCCGTGTCCATGGTCATGGGCGCGGCGGCGCAATGCGTGCCGGAAATCGAGGCCGGGGCCTGCGCCCCGCTGCCCACGCCCGACCGCGACCTCAAGCGACGCCTGGAACGGTTGGGGCTGGTCTGGAACGATGCCGGCAGCGTCAGCGTCCAATACGCCGTCATGACCCATGATCCCTACGCCGGGGGCTGCGCCATGTGCCACCTGCGCGCTTCCTGCCCCAAAAGCGAAGTTTGAGGGGAAACTTTTCCCAAGACTTTTGCTATGAGAAAGGTTGGATATCGAGAGCCAACTTGAACAGGGAGAAGTTTTTGGGAAGGGAGAGCGCGAGAGGGGAACCCTTTTTTCAAAAAGGGTTCCCCTCTCGCATCCTTTTTCCCCTTCCCCTTACTCTCCCCAGCGCGCTAACGCGTGGCGGTGAATTCGCCCTGTCCCACCAGGGTTTCCAGGGTGGCCAGGTCGGACAGGGTTTTGGCTGTCAGCAGGCGTTTGCGGCCCACGGTCAGGGACTGCGCCTGAATGTTGGTGTTGAGCCGCGAGAGGCGGATCACTTCCTGGGTGGCGCGCCAGAAATCGCCGTAAGCGGCCTTGGACTGGGGCAGGATTTCCTGCTGGGTGTCCGGCGGCAGCAGGCCGGCGAGATGGTCGAAGCCGGCCCGGGCTTTGGCGTCCTGACGGTTCATGGCCGCTTCCAGGGCGTCCATGCCGGCGGCGGTCGCTTCGTCGATGTGTTGGGCATGCAGCGACAGGATGGACAGGGCGGCGGTCACGATGCGCAGGGCCTCCCGGCTGGCCGGACAGAAGGGCGCATCGATCACCGGGGTCAGGGCATGTTGCAGGCGGCTGACGGCCAGGGCCGCCTCGGTGCGCGAGAGCATGGCCGCCCGGAGATTCGTGTTGCGCCCGATAAGGCCGCCCAAGGTCTCGTCGATGCGGGCCATTTCCGCGAAATCGGCGTCAATTGCGGCAAAGGCGGCTTTTTCCTTGGCGTTGCCGTCCTTGTCGATCAATCCCGCCAACGTCTCCATTTCCTTGCCCAGGTTTTCCATGCCCTGGCGGGCCGTGGCCAGATCGGCCTTGGCGTCGGCCTGGGTCGGGGAAAGCAGGGCGCTTTTTTCGGCGTTGACGGCCAGGAGCAGATCGGTGCGGACCGCTTCGATCCGCTGCCGTTTTTCCTGCAGGATGCGCAGCCTGTCGTGCAGATTGTTCCCGGAGCAGCCGGAAAGGACCAGGGCCGCAAGCAGCGCGGCGACCAGGGCCAGACAGGCGGCAATAGGCAGGGGGCGACGGCGCGACAGGCAAAGGGTAGTCGGCATGGGCCCTCCTTGCGATGGCTTTTGCGGCGTTGTACCGCCGCCTCGGCGGGGCGACAAGCGACGGCACGTCGTCGGACATGAAAAAAAGGAAAGGCCGCGACAGGTGCCGCGGCCTTTCCGGGATGTCTTCGTGGGCGGGGCCTTATTTGCGCTTCAGGCGCTCGGCCAGGTATTCGGCCACATGGCGCACCTCGAAGGTCGTGCCGTCGTGCTCGAAACCGCCGCGAATCTGCATGATGCAGCCCGGGCAGTCGGTGGCCATGGCTCTGGCGCCGGTGGCCTTGAGGTTGTCGATCTTCTTGCGCAAAAGCTCCTTGGACAGCTCCGGGAACTTGACCGAGAAGCTGCCGCCGAAACCGCAGCACACGTCCTCTTCGGCCGCCGGAATATAGTTGAGGCCGGCGTCGCGCAGGAGCTCGCGCGGGGCCTCGGTCACGCCAAGCCCCCGGCACAGATGGCAGGGCGCGTGGTAGGTGACGTCCTTGGACGGGCCGGCGAAGGACTCGTCCGCCATGCCGAGCACATCGTGGACGAAGGAGCTGAAGTCCATGACCCGGTCCGTGAACTGGGCGGCCTTGAAGGCCATTGCCGGATCGTCCTTGAACAGGCGCTTGTAGCCGTGCTTGAGGTAGGAGGCGCACGAAGCGCAAAGGGTGACGATGTAGTCGAACCCCTGGGCGTCGATGGCGTTCATGTTGTGGGCGGCCAGTTCCTTGGCCGCCTTTTTTTCGCCGAGCATCATCAGCGGCAGGCCGCAGCAGGACTGGCCCATGGGGTAGTCCATGGCCACGCCGGGACGGCTGGCGATGACGGCCACGGCCGCCTCCATCTGCTCTGGATAAACGAAATCCTGCACGCAGCCCGAGAAAAGCGCCACTTTGACGTCCGCCTTATCCACCCGGGGCCGGATTTTTTCCCAACGCTCGCGAAAGGCGGTGTCCGCGATGGCCGGAAGCGCCCGGAAGTCGTGGTCCTTGAAGAGGAACATGGGCAGATGGCGCAGGAACGGCGTGCCGCCGGTCACGGGCTTTTGGGCCAGGCGGGCCGATTTGAGCATGGTGTGGAAGAGCGTGCGGTTTTTGAGCACCTGCCCCACGGCGCGGGAATAGAGCGGATGGCCTTCCTCGTCCTGGATGCGGGCGTGGATTTCCTTGATCAGGGTCGGCAGGTCGATGCCGGCGGCGCACACGGCCTTGCACGCGCCGCAGTTGAGGCAGTTTTGCACCAGGTTCTTGGCCTTGTCCCGGCCGTGGAAGAAGTAGGTGGCCACAAGTCCTATGGCCCCGATGTAGACGTGGCCGTATTTGTGGCCGCCGACGAGGCGGTAGATGGGGCAGACGTTGGCGCAGGCCCCGCAGCGGATGCAGCGCAGCACCTGCTTGAATTCCGGGTCCCGGGCCATGGCCATGCGGCCGTTGTCCAGGAAAACCACATGGTGGACTTTTTTGCCGTCCGTGGCGCTCGCCGCCGGCACCGCGCCCGTGATCCAGGTGACGTAGGAAGTGATCGCCTGGCCGGTGGCGTTTTTGGGCAGGCACTTGATGATGCGAAGCGCCTCGTGGAGCGTCGGCGCCAGCTTGTCGATGCCGGCCAGGGCCACGTGGACCCGGGGCAGGGTGGTGGTCAGCCGGGCGTTGCCCTCGTTGGTGATGATGCCGATGGAGCCTGTGGCGGCGATGGCGAAGTTGGCCCCGGAAATGCCCATGTCAGCCTGGCAGTATTTGGGCCGCAGCTCGCGCCGGGCCACCTTGACCAGCTTTTGGATGTCCACGTCCTGCTGCTTGTGGGTGACCTCGGTGAAAAGGTCGGCCACCTGGTAGCGGGAAAGGTGGATGGCGGGCATGACCATGTGGGAAGGGCCTTCGTGGCGCAGCTGGATGATCCACTCGCCGAGGTCCGTTTCCGTGACCTCCAGCCCTTGCCCTTCCAGATGGTCGTTTAAGTGGATTTCCTCGGCCGTCATGGACTTGGATTTGACCACGGTGCGCACGCCGTTATCCTTGGCGATGGCGGCGATGATCTCGTTGGCCTCGTGGGCTGTGGCGGCCCAGTGGACCTTGGTTCCGGCCGCTTCGGCGTGGCGCTTGAACTCCTCGAAGAGTTCGGGGAGATGGTCCACGGCGGCGTCCTTGGCCGCGGCGATCTCCGCGATCAGTTCCGGGGCGTCGATGCCGGCGAAGGCGTTGGAGCGCGAGGTGCGGTAGGCCACGGCGAACTTGTCCAGGGCCTGGCGCTGAAATTCGTTGTCCAGGGCTTCGCGCAACTGCTTGCGGTAGGCCTTGAGATTGGCGGCGTCTTGCATCTACTTGCCCTCCAGGATGAGGATGTGCAGTTCCAGGGGGCCGTGCACGCCAAGGGCCAGCACCCGTTCGATGTCGGCGGTGCGGCTGGGGCCGGTGATAAAGGCCGTGTAGTCCGGACCGGCCATCCAGGCGGCCATCTGTTCCTCGAGGTCGTAGGAATCGGCCACGATGGCGTCGGCGGGGAGCACGGCGATGTGGGTTTCGGCCACCATGGTGGCCAGCCGGACCTCCTCGTCGGTGGAACGCACGACAATGGTGCCGGTTTCGGCGATGCCTGCGGCGGCCGTGGTCAGGGCGATGTCGATGCCGCCGAGACGCTGCCGCATGCCCTTGGTGGTGACGGCGATGCCGCGATCCGCGCACAGGGCGGCAAGGGCGGTCACGACGTCTTCCGGCATGTCCGGGGCGCAGATGATTTTTTCCCGCTTGCTGCGGCAAAGGTCTTCGCCCGTCTCGGAAAGCGGCTCGGCGCAGCCCGAGGCCAGGATCTGGCAGGCTTCCTTATTTGCGCACACGTCGGCCACGTAGGCGATGGCCTCGTCCATGGAGGCGACTTTGGAAACGACGGCAGCCGCCAGGGCGGCCTTTTCCTGCATACGGTCGACGAGGGAAGGGGAAGTCGACATGGGAACCTCTCTTGGCTGACGGAAACGTCCCGGCCGGAGGCGAGGGCATCGCGGCCGGGACGTGGGAAGCTTACGCGACGGCTAGGGCAGCATCCACTTCAGGGCATAGGCCTGAAGGAGCGTCAGCACGCACACGAACAGGGTCATGGCCACGGAATGGCCCAGGGTGAAGCGGAAGATGTTGCCTTCCTGCCCGACCATGTCCGTGGCGGCGGTGGCCACGGCAATGGACTGGGGCGAGATCATCTTGCCGGTGACGCCGCCCGAGGAGTTGGCGGCCACGCACAGGTGCGGGTCCACGCCGATCTGCTGGGCGGTGGTCTTTTGCAGGGCGCCGAAAAGCGCGTTGGACGAGGTGTCGGAACCGGTCAGGAAGACGCCGAGCCAGCCGAGGATCGGGGAGAAGAACGGGAACAGCGCGCCAGTGGCGGTAAAGGCCAACCCCATGGACGAGCTCATGCCCGAGTAGTTCATGATGTAGGCCAGGCCCAGGATCAGGGCGATGGTCAGGATGGGGTAGCGCAGTTGCTTGATGGTGCGGAAAAAGCAGGCGATGGCCTTGCCGTAACCGTAGTTGGGCATGAAAAGGACCGCGATCAGGCCGGCGATGAGGATGGCCGTGCCGGCGGCGGAGCCGATGTTGACGTTGAACACCGCGCCGTAGGGGGTGTTGGCGGCCACGATGGGCGCGGTCTTGATGACGACGTTGTGCAGGCCCGGCCACTGGAAGGCGAAGCCGAAGGGTTTGAGCAGCACCTTGACCGGATTAAGGCCCCACAGGAAAACCATGACGGCCAGGATGATATAGGGCATCCAGGCGCGCAGGATCTCGCCGCCGGAGTATTCCGAGGCGACCTTGCGGTCGGCCGCGGGCGGCTCGTCCGGGAAATGCCACACGTTTTTCGGCTTCCAGACCTTGAGGAACAGGCCCAGGCCGAGGATGGTGATGATGGCCGAAATGATGTCGGGCAGGTACGGGCCGACAAAGTTGGAGACCAGGAACTGGGATCCGGCGAAGCACACGCCGGCCACGATGATGGCGGGCAGGACTTCCATGGAGCGTTTGAAGCCGCACATGGTGACCGACAGCCACAACGGAATGATCACGGACAGGAACGGCAACTGGCGGCCGATGATCTGGCTGATCTTCATCATGTCGAGGTCGGTGACCTTGGCCGCGACCACGACGGGGATGCCGATGGCGCCGAAGGCCACCGGGGCGGTGTTGGCGATCAGGCAGATGCCGGCGGCGTAGAGCGGGTTGAACCCGAGGCCCACCAGCATGGCGGCGGTGATGGCGACGGGCGTGCCGAAACCGGCCGTGCCCTCAATAAACGAGCCGAAGGCGAAGGCGATGAAGATGGCCTGGAGCCGGCGGTCGTCGGTGATCTGGGCCAGGGAGTTCTTGATGATGTTGAATTCGCCCGATTCGACCGTCATGTTGTAGACCCAGATGGCCGTGACCACGATCCACACGATGGGAAAAAGACCGAAGGCCGCGCCGTACACGGTGGCGTCAATGGCCAGGCCGACCGGCATGCCCCAGGCCACGATGGCCAGGATGACGGCCAGGGCCGTGGCCACGAAGGCGGCCTTGTGGCCGGCTTTGCGTTTGACGGCCAGCATGTAGAACAAAATGTAGAGGGGAATGCCTGCCACCAGCGCGGACAGGCCCACACTTCCAAGCGGTTGGTACTGTTGGACCCACGTCATTTCTTCGCTCCTTTGGTTTGGATATGAGACCAGCCGCTCCCGTTCCCGTCGCCGAGGGCGGGTGCGGGCCGTTACCGCCCTTTACGGTAGGCTAGGCGTTTCCAGCCCGAAGCGCGCCGGCGACGGACGCGCTTCAGGCATGGAAGACGCTAGATTCCCAGATTCTTTTTGAGCACAGGCATGTTGACCGCCTGCAGAACGAGCTTGGAGCCGTGTTCGATGCGGGATTTGTCGCGCAGTTTTTCGCGCGTCAGGATGAGTTCCATTTTTTTGGCCACAGTGAAGGTATCGTCGCGCACCACGATGACCGGCACGCCCTTGTCCTCGGCCTTGGCCAGGATGATGTCGTTGGGGTAGAGGTTGCCGGTCAGGATCAGCGCCGCGCAGCCGCCTTCCAGGGCCACGAGTTGCAGGTCGGCCCGGTCGCCGCCGCACAGGATGGCCACGTCCTTATGACGCTTGAAGAAGGTGATGAAGTTCTCCACCTGCATGGTGCCGATCAGGAAGTTGACCACCAGATTGTCGGTGCGGCCACCGGTGGTGATCATGCGTCCGCCCAGGCCATGAGCCAAGTCGCCCGCGCGCACGGCGAACATGATGGGGTCGTGGGGCACGATGCCGAGCACGTCCACGCCGCGCCGCTTGAGGAAGGGCACGATCAGCGTCTCGGCTTCCTCGCGGAAGTGTTCGGGCACGTCGTTTAGGATGACGCCGACCAGGTCTTCGCCCAGGGCTTCCTTGGCCGCGGCCAGGTAGTCGTAGTTGTATTCCTGGATATAGCGGTCGACGAGCAGGACCTTAGCCCCGATGGCGCCGGCAACGGACACGCCGTCCACGCCGCAGTACTTGCCGGAGTACAGGAAGCTGCCCGAGCCGCCGACCAGCATGAGGTCCTTGCCGGCGGAGAGCTTTTTATAGCTGTCGACGATGCCCGGCATCAGGTTGGCGCAATCCTCCAGGAAGGCGCGCATATGGAAATCCCGGGTGATGACCACGGGAGTGACCAGCGAGGGGGATTCCGACAGGCCCAGGGCCTGCTGCATGAAATGGGCGTCCTCGTCGCCGATCTGGTTGTTGATCTTGTGGGGCACGGCGCCGACGGGCTTCATGTAGCCGAGCGTCTTGCCTTCGCGCTGAAACTGCTGCCCCAAAGCCAGAGTGACGAGGTTTTTGCCCGAATATCCCTGCGTGGACCCGATATAGAGACCGATCATAGGATTGTTCCTCCTGGATTCTGCTTACTTTGCGCTCAGGGTGATCCGCACGTCTGCGACCACGGCCTTTTCCGCGTTGACCAGCACCGGGTTGAACTCGGCTTCCTGGATTTCCGGGAAATCCAGGGCCAGTTCCGACATGGTGAGCAGGATGTCCTCGATGGCCTGGAAGTTTACCGGCGGCTCGCCGCGCACGCCCTTGAGGAGCATGTACGACTTGATTTCGCGGATGATTCCCTTGGCGTCGTCGCGCCCGAGCGGGGCCAGGCGGAAGGCGATGTCCTTGAGGACTTCCACGTAGATGCCGCCGAGGCCGAACATCAGAAGCGGACCGAACTGCTCGTCGCGCTTGAACCCGATGATGATCTCTTTGCAGCCCTTGGGGGCCATTTCCTGGACCAGACAACCGGCGATATACGCCTCGGGGCGCATACGCTGGGCGCGAGCCGTGATGTCGAAGAAGGCGTTTTTCACGGCCTCGGCATCGGCGAGGTTCACCTTGACGCCGCCCACATCGGATTTGTGGGAGATCTGCGGCGAGGCGATCTTGAGAACGACCGGGTAGCCGATCTTTTCCGCGCCGGCCACGGCCTCGTCGGACGAGCGGGCCAGCACCGTGTTGGGGGTGGGCAGGTTATAGGCGCGCAGCACTTCCTGGGCCTGGAACTCGACCACTTCGGTCGCGCCCTTGGACCGGGCCTCGTTGATGACCAGGCGCGCCTTCTGGCGGTTGCGCCGGATCTCCGGATATTCCTGGGCCGGGGTCTGCCGCCAGAGGTAGTACTTGTACATGGTCTCGATGCTGGCAATGAGCGGCTCGGGGTAGACCGAGCAGGGGATGCTGGCGTCGTTTAGCATGCGCACGCCGGGTTTGGTGCGCATGCCACCCATGTAGTTGACGAAGATGGGTTTTTTCGTGGTCTTGGAGACATCGATGATGGCCTGGGCCGTCTCGACGATCTGGGCCGAGGCCGTGGGGGTCAGAAGGACCAGGATGGAGTGCACCTGCGGGTCCTCGACCACCACCTCGAGTGACTTGCGGTAGCGCTCGGCCGGGGCGTCGCCCACGAGGTCGACCGGGTTGTAGAGCGCGGCGTAAGGGGGCAGGAACTCCTTGAACCGCTCGATGGTGTTGCTCGACAGGCGGGCCATGTTGAGCAGCGACGATTTTTCGATGGCGTCGGCGGCCAGGATGCCGGGACCGCCGGCGTTGGTGACCACGCACACTCCGGGCCCTTCGGGCAGGGGCTGGGTGGAGAAGGCCATGGCCAGATCGAAGAGCGTGCCCATGTCGCCCGCGCGGATGACGCCGGTCTTGCGGAAGGCGGCGGTGTAGGCCGCGTCCGAGCCGGCGATGGCCCCGGTGTGGGAGGAGGCCGCCTTGGCGCCGGCGGTGGTGGTGCCGGACTTGATCATGATGACGGGCTTTTCCCGGCAGACCTTGGCCGCCTGCTCGATGAAGTCCGCGCCATTGGAGACGTTTTCGATATAGCCCAGGATGACCTTGGTGTTCGGGTCGGTGCGCAGGTATTCCAGCATGTTGGCTTCGTTGACCACGGCCATGTTGCCCATGGACACGAACTTGGAAAACCCGACTTCCTCGCCGAGCGCCCAGTCGAGGATGGCGGTGCACAGCGCGCCGGACTGGGAGAAGAAGGCGATGGAG
Above is a genomic segment from Solidesulfovibrio fructosivorans JJ] containing:
- a CDS encoding methyl-accepting chemotaxis protein, translated to MRSKIRLSTKLVISFGLLILLLIFSNVTAIFLLSNTNSKIIDLSQNWLPSVDAISNIQNSIDTLYRTELMHILSTDKTSIEKYDTMIVSIDKETSTYIATYEKLISSDNERNIFNQFQRDFSQYKTVATRLLDLSRQNENEKAKALAEGESQELFAKVTEEMGKLVNINKEGAKVSAIAGNTAYNQGRTMLIILAIASTLIGLAVCVVIIRGVSRQLGEDPAYLQEVASRIAAGEMDIRFNDHTGDGGVFAVLKQMVENLKLKIAEADGKTAEAAEEAKKAHQATEAADKARLEAENAKAEGMLQAAQRLSSVVDILSSASQQLSAQVEQSSQGAEDQSRRLGETATAMEEMNATVLEVAKNASQAAETSAQARGKAEDGSNAVSQMVAFMEQINANARESLDDMGTLGKQAENIGQILNVISDIADQTNLLALNAAIEAARAGEAGRGFAVVADEVRKLAEKTMTATKEVGDSIRGIQSGTRKNYDNVAQAVDAVGEATTLAGKSGEMLREIVSLVDASADQVRSIATASEQQSSASEEINRSVEEVNRIASETMDALRQSSQAVGELA
- the ldhH gene encoding L-lactate dehydrogenase (quinone) large subunit LdhH, which codes for MQDAANLKAYRKQLREALDNEFQRQALDKFAVAYRTSRSNAFAGIDAPELIAEIAAAKDAAVDHLPELFEEFKRHAEAAGTKVHWAATAHEANEIIAAIAKDNGVRTVVKSKSMTAEEIHLNDHLEGQGLEVTETDLGEWIIQLRHEGPSHMVMPAIHLSRYQVADLFTEVTHKQQDVDIQKLVKVARRELRPKYCQADMGISGANFAIAATGSIGIITNEGNARLTTTLPRVHVALAGIDKLAPTLHEALRIIKCLPKNATGQAITSYVTWITGAVPAASATDGKKVHHVVFLDNGRMAMARDPEFKQVLRCIRCGACANVCPIYRLVGGHKYGHVYIGAIGLVATYFFHGRDKAKNLVQNCLNCGACKAVCAAGIDLPTLIKEIHARIQDEEGHPLYSRAVGQVLKNRTLFHTMLKSARLAQKPVTGGTPFLRHLPMFLFKDHDFRALPAIADTAFRERWEKIRPRVDKADVKVALFSGCVQDFVYPEQMEAAVAVIASRPGVAMDYPMGQSCCGLPLMMLGEKKAAKELAAHNMNAIDAQGFDYIVTLCASCASYLKHGYKRLFKDDPAMAFKAAQFTDRVMDFSSFVHDVLGMADESFAGPSKDVTYHAPCHLCRGLGVTEAPRELLRDAGLNYIPAAEEDVCCGFGGSFSVKFPELSKELLRKKIDNLKATGARAMATDCPGCIMQIRGGFEHDGTTFEVRHVAEYLAERLKRK
- a CDS encoding LutC/YkgG family protein, coding for MSTSPSLVDRMQEKAALAAAVVSKVASMDEAIAYVADVCANKEACQILASGCAEPLSETGEDLCRSKREKIICAPDMPEDVVTALAALCADRGIAVTTKGMRQRLGGIDIALTTAAAGIAETGTIVVRSTDEEVRLATMVAETHIAVLPADAIVADSYDLEEQMAAWMAGPDYTAFITGPSRTADIERVLALGVHGPLELHILILEGK
- a CDS encoding L-lactate permease, coding for MTWVQQYQPLGSVGLSALVAGIPLYILFYMLAVKRKAGHKAAFVATALAVILAIVAWGMPVGLAIDATVYGAAFGLFPIVWIVVTAIWVYNMTVESGEFNIIKNSLAQITDDRRLQAIFIAFAFGSFIEGTAGFGTPVAITAAMLVGLGFNPLYAAGICLIANTAPVAFGAIGIPVVVAAKVTDLDMMKISQIIGRQLPFLSVIIPLWLSVTMCGFKRSMEVLPAIIVAGVCFAGSQFLVSNFVGPYLPDIISAIITILGLGLFLKVWKPKNVWHFPDEPPAADRKVASEYSGGEILRAWMPYIILAVMVFLWGLNPVKVLLKPFGFAFQWPGLHNVVIKTAPIVAANTPYGAVFNVNIGSAAGTAILIAGLIAVLFMPNYGYGKAIACFFRTIKQLRYPILTIALILGLAYIMNYSGMSSSMGLAFTATGALFPFFSPILGWLGVFLTGSDTSSNALFGALQKTTAQQIGVDPHLCVAANSSGGVTGKMISPQSIAVATAATDMVGQEGNIFRFTLGHSVAMTLFVCVLTLLQAYALKWMLP
- a CDS encoding phosphotransacetylase family protein, which encodes MIGLYIGSTQGYSGKNLVTLALGQQFQREGKTLGYMKPVGAVPHKINNQIGDEDAHFMQQALGLSESPSLVTPVVITRDFHMRAFLEDCANLMPGIVDSYKKLSAGKDLMLVGGSGSFLYSGKYCGVDGVSVAGAIGAKVLLVDRYIQEYNYDYLAAAKEALGEDLVGVILNDVPEHFREEAETLIVPFLKRRGVDVLGIVPHDPIMFAVRAGDLAHGLGGRMITTGGRTDNLVVNFLIGTMQVENFITFFKRHKDVAILCGGDRADLQLVALEGGCAALILTGNLYPNDIILAKAEDKGVPVIVVRDDTFTVAKKMELILTREKLRDKSRIEHGSKLVLQAVNMPVLKKNLGI
- a CDS encoding acetate--CoA ligase family protein, whose product is MSFKENIHALFAPKTVAVIGASDKPGKVGHTVVQNMLDAEFKGTLIPVNPKSDTILGLPVTKNIEDLPEGLDLAVIVVPVKAVVPSMEALAARKVRSVIIITAGFKEVGREGAVLEQQLIEICTKNDIAMVGPNCLGLLSTHDDNNASFAAGYPKKGSIAFFSQSGALCTAILDWALGEEVGFSKFVSMGNMAVVNEANMLEYLRTDPNTKVILGYIENVSNGADFIEQAAKVCREKPVIMIKSGTTTAGAKAASSHTGAIAGSDAAYTAAFRKTGVIRAGDMGTLFDLAMAFSTQPLPEGPGVCVVTNAGGPGILAADAIEKSSLLNMARLSSNTIERFKEFLPPYAALYNPVDLVGDAPAERYRKSLEVVVEDPQVHSILVLLTPTASAQIVETAQAIIDVSKTTKKPIFVNYMGGMRTKPGVRMLNDASIPCSVYPEPLIASIETMYKYYLWRQTPAQEYPEIRRNRQKARLVINEARSKGATEVVEFQAQEVLRAYNLPTPNTVLARSSDEAVAGAEKIGYPVVLKIASPQISHKSDVGGVKVNLADAEAVKNAFFDITARAQRMRPEAYIAGCLVQEMAPKGCKEIIIGFKRDEQFGPLLMFGLGGIYVEVLKDIAFRLAPLGRDDAKGIIREIKSYMLLKGVRGEPPVNFQAIEDILLTMSELALDFPEIQEAEFNPVLVNAEKAVVADVRITLSAK